A window of the Lolium perenne isolate Kyuss_39 chromosome 7, Kyuss_2.0, whole genome shotgun sequence genome harbors these coding sequences:
- the LOC127318736 gene encoding uncharacterized protein has protein sequence MAAGSPPRPLLLLLLLALLCSHIALCSSAAPAAKPKPKLSAGRKDLVSSSDDDEGDEPVKAPKVTAASKIKKKVSPDAKNQTAKAAVKAKKPEPATTAKVTKKTTTKAGADVATAKPKVPKLDKAAAVAKLGKGATAKPDKAATAKPKSTADSTKSTKTGAAKAVKPVKSEGGASKPKKPSNSTADAGAKPAAKSTTKKAKVVADVKANTTTTVSKEAAAGVEEDVVLAEEAEGTEDLMSEIRGLPTRLHETLMPDLARLSYTSKAYLSAANTGIAGSVRPILGGRWASAAASAASVALLLLPLFMLTALVRRLGPYLPLLHRALLLSQAYLAIYFATLALAAAATGLEPLRFFHAASPAAYAWTQAAQSLGFMGYLVLQMVDLVAIFSGAAAPEEDSGADATKALGLAQMVVGLAVGLHYYAAVFHRAAAGEAPRANWRVYAVYAACFVIVCACARAEKRKKAYLPGSDGADEEWKKS, from the coding sequence ATGGCGGCTGGGTCGCCGCCGAGGCcactgctgctgctcctgctgctcgCCCTCCTCTGCTCCCACATTGCGCTCTGCTCCTCGGCCGCGCCGGCGGCCAAGCCCAAGCCCAAGCTCTCCGCCGGCCGCAAGGACCTCGTGTCCTCCTCCGACGACGACGAAGGGGACGAGCCCGTCAAGGCGCCCAAGGTCACCGCGGCGAGTAAGATCAAGAAGAAGGTCTCCCCCGACGCCAAGAACCAGACCGCCAAGGCTGCTGTCAAAGCCAAGAAACCGGAGCCGGCCACCACAGCCAAGGTCACCAAGAAGACCACCACCAAAGCGGGCGCCGATGTGGCCACTGCCAAGCCGAAGGTCCCCAAACTGGACAAGGCAGCTGCCGTCGCCAAGCTGGGCAAGGGCGCCACCGCCAAGCCGGACAAGGCGGCCACCGCCAAGCCCAAGAGCACCGCCGATTCCACCAAGTCCACAAAGACGGGCGCTGCCAAGGCGGTCAAGCCGGTGAAATCCGAGGGAGGCGCCTCCAAGCCGAAGAAACCGTCCAATTCCACGGCGGATGCCGGTGCCAAGCCGGCGGCCAAATCGACCACCAAGAAGGCGAAGGTGGTCGCCGATGTGAAGGCGAACACAACAACCACCGTGAGCAAGGAGGCCGCGGCGGGGGTGGAGGAGGACGTGGtgctggcggaggaggcggaggggaCGGAGGACCTCATGTCCGAGATCCGGGGCCTTCCCACGCGCCTGCACGAGACGCTCATGCCGGACCTGGCGCGCCTCTCCTACACGTCCAAGGCGTACCTCTCGGCCGCCAACACGGGGATCGCCGGCAGCGTGCGGCCCATCCTGGGCGGCCGctgggcttccgcggcggcgtccgcggCGTCGGTCGCCCTGCTCCTGCTGCCGCTCTTCATGCTCACGGCGCTGGTGCGGCGCCTGGGCCCCTACCTGCCGCTCCTCCACCGCGCGCTGCTGCTCTCGCAGGCGTACCTCGCCATCTACTTCGCCACGCTCGCGCTCGCCGCGGCAGCCACGGGGCTCGAGCCGCTCCGCTTCTTCCACGCCGCCTCGCCGGCGGCGTACGCCTGGACGCAGGCCGCGCAGTCGCTCGGCTTCATGGGCTACCTCGTGCTCCAGATGGTGGACCTCGTCGCCATCTTCTCCGGGGCCGCCGCGCCGGAGGAGGACAGCGGCGCGGACGCCACCAAGGCGCTCGGCCTCGCGCAGATGGTGGTGGGGCTGGCCGTCGGACTTCACTACTACGCCGCCGTGttccaccgcgccgccgccggcgaggccCCGCGCGCCAACTGGCGAGTGTACGCGGTCTACGCCGCGTGCTTCGTCATCGTATGCGCGTGCGCTCGcgccgagaagaggaagaaggcctacCTCCCCGGCAGCGACGGCGCCGACGAAGAGTGGAAGAAGAGCTGA